In Pan troglodytes isolate AG18354 chromosome 20, NHGRI_mPanTro3-v2.0_pri, whole genome shotgun sequence, the genomic window aagaaagaaaatacaagcacttaggtcaggtgcagtggctcacgcctgtaatcccagcactttgggaggctaaggcgggtggatcacctgaggtggggagtttgagaccagcctgaccaacatctctactaaaaatacaaaattagccaggcacagtggtgcatgcttgtaatcccagttactcgggaggttgaggcagaagaatcgcttgaacccaggaggtggaggttgcagtgagccgagatcgcgccactgcacgccatcTTGGGCAACGAAAGCggaaaaaagaggccgggcatggtggctcacacctttgggagcactttgggaggctgaggtgggtaaatcacctgaggtctggagtttgagaccagcctggccaacatggtgaaacccatctctactaaaaaaaaaaaaaaaaaattagctgggcatgctggcgggcgcccataatcccagctacttgggaggctaaggcaggagaatcccttgaacctgggaggcagaggttacggtgtgccgagattgcaccactacactccagcctgggtaacagagtgagactccctccccccaccaaaaaaaaaaaaaaaagaaaaaagaaaagaaaatactagcaCTAATTTATATGTCAGATTCATGTCACATCTCAAATTCATCTAACTTTTCTTGACATCCCTTTTTATACCAGTGGAGCCCTGATGAAGACACTTAATAGAAGTTTTCTCTCTATCAGAGAAATAAGTTGATGAGAATAAACTCAACGAAGgtgaaaattctgtttttttctgtgacCTGGGGGAAAAAGCTTAAGGTGAATTTACATTCAGATTGGTTATACAGAGAGAACATACAGAAGTGGATGAACTCGGTATAATTAAGTTTTTCTATCCACAAACCAGGTGAAAGTATTGTAGGAGGCAGATAGCGAGGCATGAGCAGGTAAGGAGACCCTGTGTCACCCgcaaggggtcctgatccagaacctaagagagggttcttggatctcacgcaaggAAGAATTCAAGGTGAAtccatacagtaaagtgaaagcaagtttattaagagagTAAAGGAATAAAGTATGGCTACGCCATAGTCAGAGCAGCCTCCTGTTTCATCCTATGACTAAGAATGCCTTCACTTACTGGGAATGTAACCCAGCAGGTCTCAGGCTTATTTTCTCCAGCCCCTATTCCAGATGgaattgctctggttcaaatgtctCTGACACTTTGGAAAGGAATATTTAGAAATGCAACtcactggccgggcacagtggctcatgcctgtaatcccagcactttgggaggctgagacaggtggatcacgaggtcaggagatcaagaccatcctggctaacacagtgaaactccatctctactaaaaatacaaaaacttagctggcctggtggtgggcgcatgtagtcccagctactcaggaggctgaggcaggagaatggcgtgaacccgggaggcggagcttgcaatgagccgagatcgggccactgcactccagcctgggcgatagagcgagactccgtctcaaaaaaaaaaaagaaaagaaaaaagaaaaaagaaatgcaactcACTGAGAGTCTCCTTAAAGATGCTGCCCACTGACAGCAAGAAAAGATCAGTGGCTACATTGCCTCCACCTGGCCTTGTGGCTGCACTCCTCTGGCCCAGAAGGGGACTTATCAGGGGCCAGCTGGACATAATCGAGATGGGGGACTTTCCCCATTAACAACCATGTGTACTTCTGCAATAACCCACCCTAGAAGAGCCTTCTGCTCAAAATGATACTGAAACACACATCCCTGGGTGGAGATTTGAGATGCTAATGAGGTATGTGACGTGTGTACCAGCATGGACCGTCACAGGGCTTTCCTGATCAGAGGACTTCCTGGAACGTGCTTACTAGGAACATCCCTGCACAGCCCCTTCATGAATAATCATGTCAGATTCTCACAAAAAGGCTCTGCCCAACACTAGTAGGGACAGGCTCATTCTTTTGAGGAGCCCACCCTGCTCCACTGTTCAGGGTATCTCTTCTTTCTGAGCTCCTACGCCTTTAGATAAAGGGCACTTACCTGCTTAACTCTTTCTGCGTGTCTCTTGACTGAATTCAAGGAGACCAAGAACCAGAGGACTTCCACGCCCCTCCCGGTAACATCTGGTGTTTTCCCCTGGTGGCCTGTGAACTGTTCTTCTGGGTAAGTGCCAAAAAGCTGGTGCCAGATTCTCTGGTTGACGACCTCTGCTTCTTTCTGCACTGAAGAACCTCCTGCCCTAATGCAGATCTTGCAGCTTTAAGGGGAGGGGTTTTTCCTCTGGGGCTCTGTTCACTATCAACTGCCCAGTACCATTTCCCTTCAGCCACTGTCACTCTGCTCCCTCTGGCTGATTTCTCAGCTCACCCTGAGGGGTGACAAGCAGAGGAGGGAGGATTTAAACTCCACAGTGAGTAGATCTGAGACACGGTGACCCTCCCTGCAGGAGGCTTGTGAGGGTGGCAGAAAATCCACCCTGGCTGTGCAGTGACTGGGGAGCTTCATATCTTCAAGTGAAACTACTATTCCGTGTTGAGTCGGCTCTTCTACTTGCTGTTCATGGCAGTTCATTCTCCTGGACACAATATGCCGCCACCGGTGAATAATCCCCCAGGTCACTCTACTTACTCTTTGCTGTCCCTGTCCTCGTCGCCGGGCTTCCTTGAATTCCTCCTTCGTGTGCAAGTGCCTTGTCTGTCCTGCTTGTCTGGGATCTGCTGCGTTTGCTTCACTGCCAATCGCCGGAGGCCTGCCCGCACCTGTGAGGAAgtttatagttattttttcccTAGAGATGAGACCCAGCTTCGTCCTTTCAGTTGCCTCCTTTCTCACTGCAGGGACCGGCACTGGCAGGATGCTCGCTTACGGGCATCCCTTGTTTACTATCGGGTCCTTCTCTGCCCGACTACTCTTCAAGAATGCCTCATTCTGTGGCTCCTCAAGCGAGCTGTCCGGTTCCTCCGGATGGTCATTTATAGGCCTCTTTCTCAGACCCCAGTTTCTCTTTACAACCGGGGTTTCCTGTGGGTCAATGGGAAGTTCATCCGCCTCCTCAAGCCATTGTTACAGACCTGTACAGCGGTCAGGTGCTTTTTGTATTATGTTGAAAAAGCTGACAGAAAATGCCCCCGGCGCTCCCCTTGCTGCTTATGTGATCATATCAGGGACGTAAAAAACCAGAATCAACAGCCCAGTCCACTAACTCTGAGCCCCAGGGGCCTTCCATGCCtgtttaagcatttttttctgtatgatcCCCAAGGAACCTACTATGACTAGGGGAAGATATCAAATTTACCTCCATTCCTCTAACCATCTGTATGCATTAATCCAATATTATCATGCATTAAGGGGACCTTACCATGGAGTCCCTTCTCTGCAGACTTTAGCAGGGGCAGAACTACTGGACTTCTTGCAGAACCAAGGTCACTGGGAATATGAGAGACAAGAGAACTACTCCCATGCCCGACGTTCTTACACGCTTCCTGGCCCAACATAGAGGTGAGAAAGGCGTCCCTCCTAGGCATCAATCCTAGGAAATCTAAGAAACCCTTCTGAGCAAAATGAGATACAGGGAGACAATGGATGGTGCAAATGCTGAGGCTAGCTAATTCTGGAGCCCCAGGGTGAAGAACCCGTCATCCCTATAAATAGAGGCATGGACACTTCACCTAGGCCAAGGTGTGGAATGCCTCACCTTCCTGAGGCACCCAATAGGTGGAGAGATGCCTTCTCTATCCTATgttctttcctgtcttctctttcaGATGGGTAACCAGAGCTCCGTATCCCGGGATTCCCCTCTCGGATGCATCCTTAGAAACTGGGATAAGTTTGATCCCCAGGCATTGAAACGAAAAAGATTGGTTTTTCTTTGCAATACAGTTTGGCCAAAATATGAACTAAAAGGGCAGGAAGCCTGGCCAGTGGGGGGAAGCTTAAATGTTAATACCATACTCCAGCTTGACGTCTACTGCCGACAACAGCGCAAATGGTCAGAGGTCCCTTATGTGCAAACCTTCATGATCTTGAGGGAAAACCCAGATTTTTGTAAAGGCTGCAAGATAGATCCTGCCCTTTTAGCTATCCTCAGTCGTCCACTCCAGAGACCTCAACCAGGAGGCTTCAATGATTTCCTGGTcaacccacctcaacctcctctTCCTGAGACCAAAGAGAAAGAGCAAGCACCCCCAGCTCCTTCCTCCTTGTATCACACTCTTAGCCTTCATGGGTCAGCCTCAACCTACACTAGGCCCTCAGGCCCCCGCTCTGGAATCTGCCTGCTACCAGTGATGAGCCAACCAATAGGACCAGTCCAAGTCCAGGTCCCCTTTTCCATGCAGGACTTGTCCCAAGTTAAGGAAGGCCTGGGAAAATTCTCAGAGAATCCGGGAAAATTCCTGGAGGGCTTCCGTAAATTAACCCTCACTTTTGAACTAACCTGGAAGGATGTCGCCATCCTCCTAGGACAAACCCTGTCTCTGGAAGAAAGACAGACCATTTGGGAGGCAGCGCGTCAATGCGGGGATGAGCTACACTTGGCAGATGCCAACTACCCCGTGGGAGCTACAGCTGTCCCCCTGCAGGACCCCAACTGGGACTACGATACCCCGGCAGGAATCTGCGCCAGAAATCATATGCTCCTATGCCTGATAGAGGGAATGAAAAGGAGTCAAGTCAAGCCTGTCAATTATAATAAGTTAGCAACCATCGACCAAGGGCCACATGAGAATCCCACGGCCTTTCTCGAAAGGCTCCTGGAAACTCTTATCAAACATACCAACCTAGACCCGGGATCCCCAGAAGGACAACTAGTCCTAAAGGATCACTTCCTCAGACAAGCTGCCCCAGACATTAGGAGAAAACTGCGAATGCTGGCTTTGGGAACTAGAGCCCCCATGTCAGAAATCCTCAGATTCGCTTCCTCAGTGTTTTATAACCGAGACCAGGATGAGAGGGACAGGGCCgagaggaaggaaaaacagaaagaagagaggCAGGCTCAATTACTGGCTGCTTTGCAAGTCCACCAGCCCCCTCCAGGTTGCCCTAAGGATACCCTCCCAGGGAACTGCTATCAGTGCGGGAAGCCGGGCCATTGGAAGGCAAACTGCCCCTATGggccaaagggggaaaagccctgCACGGCCTGTCCCCTCTGCCGTAAGCTCAGGTACTGGAAAGAGAACTGTCCCGAGAGCCAAAAGGGCCCCTGAGCCAATGACGGCTTTGAGCTGAGGGTGCCCTCTGCCTTGGCCAGCTCCCAGATGTGACATCATCATCAAAGGGATGGAGCCCAGGGCAACTCTGGATGTAGCAGGTAGGAcaatacattttctatttgatTTGAGAGCAGCCTGCTCAGTGCTGACCCCCTTCTCTAGGCAACTTTCCTCTGTCAGGTAATCAGGGTAAATGGCATCTCTTCCTAAGATTTACACCTTCTTTATTGTTAAAAGACCAATTAATCTTTTCCCATGAGTTCCTGATAATGTCTGAATGTCCCATACGTCTTTAGGGCAGGGATATACTCTCCAAACTAGGGGCACGCTTCACATTTACCTGAACTTCCCtgaaagtctttcttttttttttttggaagactcACCCATGACATTGGTGAATTATCTTGATCTGGAATCACAAATAACCCTGAGATATGGGCTTTGATACACTAGGAAGGGCAATAACTGCAGTCCCAGTCAAAATCCAGCTAAGAAAACCTTCCACTTCTTTCATAAGAAACAATACTCGCTATGGCCAGAGGCAACGGAAGGACTTGAGCCTGTCATTAACCCATTCCTTAGACATGGCCTGTTAAAGTCTGTAACTCTCCCTGCAACACAGGAAATCTATTCTGCTGGTAGAAAACATTTATAGGGTTCTCCACTACTGAACCCTGATTAAGTCTGGTTTTCTGATGGCGGCAGTTTCATCCAACATGGAGTGACACATGCAGTTATGCAATAGTGTCTCTATTTGACATTATAGAAGCCAAATCCCTTCCTCCAAGAACGTTGGTACAGCTAGCAGAGCTCATTTCCTTAACTAGAGCCATAGAAATAGGGAAAAACCCAAAAGCTACAATTTATACAGATTCAAAATATGCCTTCTCAGGACTCCATGCTCATGTGGCCATCTGGAAGGAACAGGGATTTTTACCAGCAAAAGATACCCCTAAGGAATGTAGACCACAGATCCTGGCCCTGCTCTAAGCTGTACACCTATCACAGGAAATAGCTGTAGTCCATGGCCAGGGACACCGAAGGACCAGGGAGAAAATGCCCAGCAAAACAGGAGGGTGGATCAAACAGCCAGGACCACTACCCTGTAGGGAACTCCTCATGGCCCTTAACCCATCTTTACCCAACACCTTACCCACCCACAAAAACCCAAGAGGAAAAGGAATGGGCTATCAAATATGAATCTACCCGAGAACCTGAGGTGTGGTATACAGTGGGAGGAATTCTCCACTTTCCTAGGCCCTCCAGTAAAAACTTGTGAGAGCACTCCATGAGTCATGTCACTTTGGGAGACATCATCTCCAGCACATGTGCAAAAACCTCTTTTCCAGGAAAGGGCTCTACTAGACTATTTGTCAGGTCTTTAACACCTGTGCATCCTGTGCCTGTAATAGCCCCCAGGGCCCTACGctgccctgcttttttttttttttttttttttgagtcaaagtTTCACTCTtagtacccaggctggagtgcaacggcgtgatctcagctcatcgcaatctctccctcccaagttcaagcgattctcctgcctcagcctcctgagtagctgggattacaggcaggtgccaccaaaaaaagaccaaaaaaaaattttttttttttttttgtatttttagtagagatggggtttctccatgctggtcagactggtcttgaactcccaacctcaggtaatccgcctgcctcggcctcccaaagtgctgggattacaggcatgagccaccgtgcccagccaaattttttttttgttcaatgttgcccaggttggcctcaaacgcATAGCCTTGCCTCCTTGTGCCCCAGGACAACCGGCCAGAGCCAATGCAGCTCCCTGTCCTGCTTAGTTGAGCCAGTTCAGCATCAGGAAGCTTACCCAGGGAAAGACTGACGGATGTATTTCACTCAATTGCCAGCCTATAGAGCCTATAAATGCCTTCTGGTGTTTGTGGATACCTTTATTGGGTGGGTTAAAGCCTTTCCTACAAGAACAGAAAAGGCCCAGGAAGTAGCCAAggtacttcttaaaaaaaaaaaaaatcatcccggccgggcgtggtggctcacgtctgtaatctcagcactttgggaggccgaggcaggcggatcacgaggtcagagaattgagaccatcctggctaacacagtgaaatcctgtctctactaaaaaatagaaaaaattaggtgggtgtggtggtgggcgcctgtagtcccagctactcaggaggctgaggcagaagaatggtgtgaacccgggaggcggagcttgtggtgagctgagattgtgccactgcactccagcctgggcaacagagcgagactccgtctcaaaaacaaaaagaaaaaaaaaatcatccctcAGTGTGGGTTTAGTTTGTGTTTACAAAGTGACAACGGCCCAGTTTTTATTTCACGCACCCTTTAATTAGTGACAAAAGCCCTAGAAATAAAGTACTCCTAGCACTCCTGGAGAACACATCCCTCTGGCAAGGTAGAAAGCACTAATCAAACTATTAAAAGGACCCTGAACAAAGTGTGCCAGGAAGCCTCCTCACCATGGTTAGAACTCCTGTCCATAGCACTGCTCTGAGCATCACCCCTAATATTACTTACGCCTTCCTACATGCAGACCTAATGTTAGATCCAGAAGTTACCCAATTAATCAAATACATAACATCACTGGCCCAATTTCAACAAGCCATCCAGGAGTTTGAGCAAAAGTTACTGCCTGCCACTGACCCCTCCAGTAATCAACCCTTATACTAGCCAGGGTCACAAGTCCTCATCAAAACCTGGAGAGATGGGTCACCCAGGTCTCAACTAGCCTGGGTCTCTCCTTTATGGAAAGGCCCCTTTATTACTTTCTACCCCGACAGCTGTCAAAGTTTCTGTAATCTCTAGTTGGATACATCACTCCTGAGTAAAACTGTGAGAAGGTCCCGAAGAACCAACAACAGAATCAGCATCTGAGTAGTCTCATGAGCCAGCCACTGGAGAGCTTCCAATTCCTCTTCAAGTGAAAAGATAAGTAAAGCCTTCTCTCTGTTCACCTCAAAAAAAGGTCTCTCAGTACTGGGAATCTTGGTTGCGGGGGCATTGGTTCTTCTCCTTATTTTGACCCACACTTGAAGGCCATCTGAAGTCCTGATGACAGCCTGATTTCTCACTAAACACTCCATCGAACCATTTCATTATTTGTCTCTCCTGTTTTCAGcactttccttttgctttcaCAAAGCTTAAGGGAGAATCAGCTATGACAGagaaattccttttcctttatctttccctccttcccatgCCCCTACTCTCACAGGCACAGTGGAATGAAAATTCCCTTGTcagtttttccaaaataattgcTTCGGGAAACCATCTAAGCAACTGTTGGATCTGCCACAACTTCATCACCAGGTCCTCATCTTACCAATATATTTTGgtaagaaatttttctttaaacctaaCATTTGGTTCAGGAATCCCTGAAGGCCAACATAAACCTGTTCTGCTCCAGGTTTCGCTTGCTAACTCAGCGCACCAAGTCCCCTGCCTGGATCTCACTCCACCTTTCAATCGAAGCTCTAAAACTTCTTTCTATTTCTACAACTGTTCTTCTCTAAACCAAACCTGTTGTCCATGCCCTGAAGGACACTGTGACAGGAAGAACACCTCTGAGGAGGGATTCCCCAGTCCCACCATCCATCCCATGAGCTTCTCCCCAGCAGGCTGCCACCCTAACTTGACTCACTGGTGTCCAGCTAAACAAATGAACGATTATCGAGACAAGTCACCCCAAAACCGCTGTGCAGCTTGGGAAGGAAAAGAGCTAATCACATGGAGGGTTCTATATTCGCTTCCCAAGGCACACACTGTCCCCACATGGCCAAAAACTACTGTTCCCCTGGGAGGGCCTCTATCCCCTACATGCAATCAAACTCTTCCAGCAGGGTGGAAATCGCAGTTACACAAGTGGTTCGACAGCCACATCCCCCGGTGGGCCTGTACCCCTCCTGGCTATGTATTTTTATGTGggccacaaaaaaataaactgcCCTTTGATGGAAGTCCTAAGATAACTTATTCAACCCCCGCTGTGGCAAACCTCTACACTTGCATTAATAACATCCAACATACAGGAGAATGTGCTGTGGGACTTTTGGGACCACGGGGGATAGGTGTGACCATCTATAACACCACCCAACCCAGACAGAAAAGAGCTCTGGGTCTAATACTGGCAGGGATGGGAGCGGCCATAGGAATGATCGCCCCATGGGGAGGGTTCACGTATCATGATGTCACCCTCAGAAATCTCTccagacaaatagaaaacatagCTAAGAGTACCAGAGATAGCATCTCTAAACTCAAGGCCTCCATAGATTCTCTAGAAAATGTAGTCATGGACAACAGATTGGCCTTAGATTACCTCTTAGCAGAGCAGGGTGGAGTCTGTGCAGTGATCAATAAATCCTGTTGCGTTTATGTCAATAACAGTGGGGCGATAGAGGAGGATATAAAAAAGATCTATGATGAGGCTACGTGGCTCCATGACTTTGGAAAAGGTGATTCAGCAGGGTCCATTTGGGAGGCTGTGAAgtctgccctcccctccctcacATGGTTTGTCCCTTTACTGGGACCAGCTGCACTTATagccttctttctcctctttggcCCTTGTCTCTATAATTCACTAATTAAATATGTCTCTTCCAGGA contains:
- the ERVV-1 gene encoding endogenous retrovirus group V member 1 Env polyprotein, with product MTEKFLFLYLSLLPMPLLSQAQWNENSLVSFSKIIASGNHLSNCWICHNFITRSSSYQYILVRNFSLNLTFGSGIPEGQHKPVLLQVSLANSAHQVPCLDLTPPFNRSSKTSFYFYNCSSLNQTCCPCPEGHCDRKNTSEEGFPSPTIHPMSFSPAGCHPNLTHWCPAKQMNDYRDKSPQNRCAAWEGKELITWRVLYSLPKAHTVPTWPKTTVPLGGPLSPTCNQTLPAGWKSQLHKWFDSHIPRWACTPPGYVFLCGPQKNKLPFDGSPKITYSTPAVANLYTCINNIQHTGECAVGLLGPRGIGVTIYNTTQPRQKRALGLILAGMGAAIGMIAPWGGFTYHDVTLRNLSRQIENIAKSTRDSISKLKASIDSLENVVMDNRLALDYLLAEQGGVCAVINKSCCVYVNNSGAIEEDIKKIYDEATWLHDFGKGDSAGSIWEAVKSALPSLTWFVPLLGPAALIAFFLLFGPCLYNSLIKYVSSRIRQFHTEPLKMERDHPIFLGGPSTYKYISPLDASGQRFCNYGGAPSLTESKRGRP